Proteins found in one bacterium genomic segment:
- a CDS encoding MmcQ/YjbR family DNA-binding protein, translating to MNLEIIREYCLRKKGVTEDFPFDEETLVFRVMGKIFLLVGIDPAEFINLKADPEKAIEWRELYDGVRPGYHMNKKHWNSVYLDGSVPDKAVLAMIDHSYELIAAGLKKTDREKLKKIR from the coding sequence ATGAATCTCGAAATAATCCGCGAATATTGTTTACGTAAAAAAGGAGTCACGGAGGACTTCCCGTTTGATGAAGAAACGCTGGTGTTCCGCGTCATGGGAAAGATATTTTTATTGGTAGGCATTGACCCGGCAGAATTTATTAACCTCAAGGCCGATCCGGAAAAAGCGATCGAATGGCGGGAGTTATATGATGGAGTCAGGCCGGGCTATCACATGAATAAGAAACACTGGAACAGCGTGTACCTCGACGGATCGGTTCCAGATAAAGCAGTTCTTGCGATGATCGATCACTCGTACGAATTGATCGCAGCAGGTTTGAAAAAAACAGATAGGGAAAAGTTGAAAAAGATAAGATGA
- a CDS encoding class I SAM-dependent DNA methyltransferase — protein sequence MVLSWNEIKDRALNFSKEWADTSNEEADAKPFLVEFFNVFGISSKRVSTFEHRVKKLDDKDGYIDLLWKGTILIEMKSRGKNLDKAYQQAKDYTHGLKQHELPKYILISDFENFRLYDLEENKTVDFKLNDLINNVQHFGYILGYQKKVYKEQDPANIKAAELMGKLHDRLEEIGYTGHPLEVYLVRILFCLFAEDTTIFNKQQFQEYLEQRTTEDGSDLASKLQELFQVLNTAKENRFKNLDEQLADFPYVNGKLFEENLPTASFDSKMRQALLDCCYIDWSKISPAIFGSMFQSVMNPKERRNLGAHYTSETNILKLIKPLFLDDLWKEFESIKDNKNKLPEFHKKLSTLKFLDPACGCGNFLVITYRELRLLELEILRAMNKSGQRVIDVSDIIWLDVDMMCGIEYEEFPARIAEVAMWLIDHQMNMQISNEFGQYFVRLPLKKSAKIVHGDALEKDWENIVSKNELSFIIGNPPFIGSKIMKQNQRDQIVKQFENADSSGVLDYVTGWYVKAAKFIQGTKIKVAFVSTNSIVQGEQTSILWEQMLNKYKIKIHFAHRTFKWSNEAKGNAAVYCVIVGYANYDTNNKSIFEYENIKGEAHELKVKNINPYLVDAKDILITKRTNPLCNVPKMSFGNMPLDGGHLLLSDEDKTEFLQKEPKAEKYILPLISAYEFLNGKKRWCLWLVDAEPNELKQMPEILKRADLVKKFRLDSVAPSTQKFATAPTLFRDRNRPETFIVVPRVSSENRPYIPFGFFDKNSIVSDTCMSIPNGNKYHFGILMSKMHMAWVKYICGRLKSDFRYSKDIVYNNYPWPDNITEKQIAAIETATQKVLDARLDFPNSSLADLYDPLTMPPALVKAHNELDKAVDLAYRSQQFTTEAKRMEFLFELYEKYTADLFTKEKPKKKKTITKEK from the coding sequence ATGGTATTAAGCTGGAACGAAATAAAAGATAGAGCATTAAATTTCTCAAAGGAATGGGCGGACACTTCAAACGAAGAAGCAGACGCAAAACCATTTTTAGTTGAGTTTTTTAACGTGTTTGGGATTAGCAGTAAAAGAGTTTCGACCTTTGAACACAGAGTAAAAAAACTGGACGACAAAGACGGTTACATTGACTTGCTTTGGAAAGGAACAATTTTAATTGAAATGAAAAGTCGGGGCAAAAACCTTGACAAAGCCTACCAACAAGCCAAAGACTACACACACGGACTGAAACAACACGAATTACCGAAATATATTCTCATTTCTGACTTTGAAAATTTTAGACTTTACGACCTTGAAGAAAATAAGACCGTAGATTTTAAACTTAACGACCTTATAAATAATGTTCAGCATTTCGGATATATTTTAGGTTATCAAAAAAAGGTTTACAAAGAGCAAGACCCTGCAAACATTAAAGCAGCGGAGTTAATGGGTAAACTTCACGACAGACTTGAAGAAATTGGATATACAGGACATCCGTTAGAAGTTTACTTGGTTCGCATTCTATTTTGTTTGTTTGCCGAAGACACAACCATTTTCAACAAGCAACAATTTCAAGAATATTTAGAACAGCGGACAACCGAAGATGGAAGCGACCTTGCTTCAAAACTGCAAGAACTTTTTCAAGTATTAAACACAGCTAAAGAAAATCGCTTTAAAAATCTTGACGAGCAACTTGCCGACTTTCCTTATGTGAACGGAAAATTATTTGAAGAAAACTTGCCTACGGCAAGTTTCGATAGTAAAATGCGACAAGCCTTGTTAGACTGTTGCTATATTGACTGGAGCAAAATTTCACCTGCAATTTTCGGTTCAATGTTTCAAAGCGTAATGAACCCGAAAGAACGCAGAAACTTGGGAGCACATTACACAAGTGAAACCAACATTTTGAAACTTATCAAACCGCTTTTCTTGGACGACCTTTGGAAAGAATTTGAAAGTATCAAGGACAACAAAAACAAGCTTCCTGAATTTCATAAAAAATTAAGCACGCTTAAATTTCTTGATCCTGCTTGCGGTTGCGGAAATTTCCTTGTAATTACTTACCGTGAATTGCGATTGTTGGAATTAGAAATTTTAAGAGCAATGAATAAATCAGGACAAAGAGTAATTGATGTTAGTGATATTATTTGGCTTGATGTTGATATGATGTGCGGAATTGAATATGAAGAATTCCCTGCACGAATTGCCGAAGTTGCAATGTGGCTTATTGACCACCAAATGAATATGCAAATAAGCAATGAGTTTGGACAATACTTTGTTCGTCTACCTTTGAAAAAATCTGCAAAAATTGTTCACGGTGATGCCTTAGAAAAAGACTGGGAAAATATTGTTTCAAAAAATGAACTTTCTTTTATCATTGGAAATCCGCCATTCATTGGGTCTAAAATAATGAAACAAAATCAGCGTGACCAAATTGTAAAACAATTTGAGAATGCAGACAGTAGCGGAGTTCTTGACTATGTAACAGGTTGGTATGTCAAAGCAGCCAAATTTATTCAAGGAACAAAAATTAAAGTTGCATTCGTTTCAACAAATTCAATTGTTCAAGGAGAGCAGACAAGCATTCTTTGGGAACAAATGCTGAATAAATATAAAATTAAAATCCATTTTGCTCACCGAACATTTAAATGGAGCAACGAAGCAAAAGGAAATGCAGCGGTATATTGTGTGATAGTTGGCTACGCCAACTACGACACTAATAACAAGAGCATTTTTGAATATGAAAATATTAAAGGCGAAGCCCACGAATTAAAAGTTAAAAATATCAATCCATATTTAGTTGATGCGAAGGATATTCTGATAACTAAAAGGACAAATCCACTTTGTAATGTTCCTAAAATGAGTTTCGGAAATATGCCATTAGACGGAGGGCACTTACTATTATCAGACGAAGACAAAACGGAATTTCTGCAAAAAGAACCTAAAGCAGAAAAATATATTTTACCGTTAATATCAGCGTATGAATTTTTAAATGGGAAAAAGAGATGGTGCTTATGGCTTGTTGATGCAGAGCCAAATGAATTAAAACAAATGCCCGAAATATTGAAAAGGGCTGACTTGGTTAAGAAATTTCGTTTAGACAGTGTTGCTCCTTCAACACAGAAATTTGCAACAGCACCAACTTTATTTCGTGACCGAAATAGACCTGAAACATTTATAGTTGTTCCTCGTGTTTCATCTGAAAATAGACCTTATATCCCATTCGGTTTTTTTGATAAAAATTCCATTGTTAGCGACACTTGTATGTCAATTCCCAACGGCAATAAATATCATTTTGGTATTCTAATGTCTAAGATGCATATGGCTTGGGTAAAATATATTTGCGGTCGTTTAAAAAGTGATTTCCGTTACTCTAAGGATATTGTTTACAACAATTATCCTTGGCCAGACAATATAACTGAAAAACAAATTGCTGCAATTGAAACGGCAACACAGAAGGTTTTAGATGCAAGACTTGATTTTCCAAACAGTTCACTTGCCGACCTATACGACCCGTTGACAATGCCACCTGCATTGGTAAAAGCACATAATGAATTGGACAAAGCCGTTGACTTGGCTTATCGTTCGCAACAATTTACAACGGAAGCTAAACGAATGGAATTTTTATTTGAACTATACGAAAAATATACAGCAGACCTATTTACAAAAGAAAAACCGAAGAAAAAGAAAACAATTACGAAGGAAAAATAA
- a CDS encoding DinB family protein: MKTFLKEFRHTLEGASARLQKLSDEQSRIPKTSGKWSAKQIIGHLVDSAGNNHQRFVRAQFKGDLVFPGYEQEAWVKAQNYETENWRELIQLWKSYNLHIIHVVENIPADILKQKRVKHNLHQIAWKTIPEQEPATLEYFIRDYVGHLMNHLEQIWSQYKI, from the coding sequence ATGAAAACATTTCTTAAGGAATTCCGACACACGCTGGAAGGCGCATCCGCCCGTCTTCAAAAATTAAGCGATGAACAAAGCCGTATTCCAAAAACATCCGGTAAATGGTCGGCTAAACAGATCATTGGCCATCTTGTAGATTCCGCCGGGAACAATCATCAGCGATTTGTTCGCGCGCAATTCAAAGGCGATCTTGTTTTTCCGGGATATGAACAGGAAGCATGGGTGAAGGCTCAAAATTACGAAACGGAAAACTGGCGCGAACTTATCCAACTCTGGAAATCCTATAATCTTCACATCATTCACGTTGTAGAAAACATTCCGGCTGATATTCTGAAACAAAAACGCGTCAAACATAATTTACATCAAATCGCATGGAAAACGATTCCTGAACAGGAACCGGCGACGCTCGAATATTTCATTCGCGATTACGTTGGGCATTTAATGAATCATCTGGAACAAATCTGGTCACAGTATAAGATATGA
- a CDS encoding M1 family metallopeptidase, whose translation MKQLFIIVLLCLITGNAIRGQQKEYPTSRFYTEAGSEPRERVVDFERMRLEVSFDAPKGLVKGKVTHYFSPLRKQVSEIYFDAVGIRIQQALLNGKSVEYVNNGKGITVYPKPALAWNTNDSITFVYEANPREGVYFVGWNDPKNIMRKQIWTQGEDISHRHWIPMYDEPNDKMITETIITFDKNYRVISNGKKISEKENKDGTRTWFYAITKPHSSYLLMLAIGNYEVKNVKSKSGVPIQLWYYPDQADRVEPTYRRTADALDFLEKEIGVPYPWTNLANIPASDFVTGAMENTTAILFGDFWYIDERGFLDDIYIDTDIHEQAHQWFGDLTTMRSWKGLWLNESFATYYGKMGCKKFFGEEFYQWNRREEHEKSLRASESDRLPLVHTEAGGTRYYPKGSAVIEMMNYVYGEDAYKRVIYHFLSHHRYRNVETNDLYQSFMDTLGVTPDWFFDQWIYRGGEPHYLVNYFDVKEDHRRTEIMINQIHAMDELTKVFKMPIVFEVHYTDGTKDSVREWIDQAVQKTVIPNRDNKTIDFVLFDPGDWILKNVTFEKTLNELKAQALRASNMIDRYDAVVGMRSHPAADKRDALLELFARETFHAIKSEIIAQLIYDFDKKSITLIRAGLNDPSVEVRKAVLDNMKLIPASLKTEFEVLLTDSSYNIVNTALTKLTDQFPQDIDRYLELTKNQFGLANEIKFNWLEIKAKRGDKEALQSIVEYTSNSYPASWRRQAFRILKRFNYMDDTVLANMFDALLYSAGFLSPSVRPVADYYYEQYEFKNKIKAYYDSHAWEPWQKDILRKVVR comes from the coding sequence ATGAAACAGTTATTTATAATCGTGTTACTGTGTTTAATCACAGGAAACGCAATCCGTGGTCAGCAAAAAGAATATCCGACGTCGAGGTTTTACACCGAGGCCGGTTCCGAGCCGCGTGAGCGCGTGGTGGATTTTGAGCGCATGCGACTCGAAGTGTCATTCGATGCGCCGAAAGGACTCGTCAAAGGAAAGGTGACGCATTATTTTTCTCCGCTGAGAAAACAAGTGAGTGAAATTTATTTTGACGCAGTCGGCATACGTATTCAACAAGCTTTACTTAATGGCAAATCGGTTGAATATGTGAACAACGGCAAAGGGATCACCGTTTACCCCAAACCGGCATTGGCTTGGAATACCAACGACAGTATTACTTTTGTTTACGAGGCAAATCCCCGTGAAGGAGTGTATTTCGTCGGATGGAATGATCCAAAAAATATAATGCGTAAACAGATATGGACGCAGGGGGAGGACATTAGTCACCGCCACTGGATTCCGATGTATGACGAGCCTAATGACAAAATGATTACGGAGACGATCATTACGTTCGACAAAAATTACCGCGTTATTTCCAATGGAAAAAAAATTTCTGAAAAAGAAAATAAGGATGGAACAAGGACCTGGTTTTATGCGATAACCAAACCGCATTCGAGTTATCTGCTGATGCTTGCTATCGGAAATTACGAAGTCAAAAATGTCAAGTCCAAGAGCGGCGTGCCCATCCAGCTTTGGTATTATCCCGATCAGGCGGATCGTGTAGAACCGACGTATCGGCGCACGGCAGATGCTTTGGATTTTCTTGAAAAGGAAATCGGGGTTCCATATCCCTGGACCAATCTGGCCAATATTCCTGCTTCGGATTTTGTAACGGGCGCCATGGAAAATACGACGGCGATATTGTTCGGTGATTTCTGGTATATCGATGAACGCGGTTTTCTGGACGACATTTATATCGATACCGATATTCACGAACAGGCCCATCAATGGTTCGGTGATCTTACCACGATGCGTAGCTGGAAAGGCCTATGGCTGAACGAGAGTTTTGCAACGTACTACGGAAAGATGGGCTGTAAGAAATTTTTTGGTGAAGAATTTTATCAATGGAATCGCCGTGAGGAACATGAAAAGTCCTTGCGAGCATCGGAATCCGACCGTCTGCCGCTTGTGCATACCGAAGCAGGAGGAACGAGGTACTATCCTAAAGGCTCTGCGGTGATCGAAATGATGAATTACGTCTACGGCGAAGACGCATACAAGCGTGTCATTTATCATTTTCTAAGCCACCATCGTTACCGGAACGTGGAGACCAACGATCTGTATCAATCCTTTATGGATACGCTGGGCGTAACGCCGGATTGGTTCTTTGACCAGTGGATCTACCGCGGAGGCGAACCGCATTATCTAGTAAATTATTTTGACGTAAAGGAAGACCATAGACGCACGGAGATCATGATAAACCAAATTCACGCGATGGACGAATTGACCAAAGTATTTAAAATGCCCATTGTGTTTGAGGTTCATTATACAGACGGAACCAAAGATAGCGTGCGTGAATGGATAGATCAAGCTGTGCAGAAAACGGTAATTCCCAATCGGGATAACAAAACTATCGATTTTGTTTTATTCGATCCGGGAGATTGGATTCTTAAAAATGTCACATTTGAAAAAACACTTAACGAACTGAAAGCCCAGGCGCTGCGGGCGTCGAACATGATTGACCGCTATGACGCAGTCGTAGGAATGCGATCACACCCGGCGGCAGATAAACGCGATGCGCTGCTTGAACTATTTGCGCGGGAAACATTTCATGCCATAAAAAGTGAAATTATTGCACAGCTTATTTATGACTTCGATAAAAAAAGTATAACGCTCATTCGCGCCGGATTAAACGATCCTTCGGTTGAAGTGCGAAAAGCCGTTCTAGATAACATGAAGCTAATCCCGGCCTCTCTGAAAACGGAATTTGAAGTTCTGCTGACTGATTCTTCCTACAATATAGTTAACACTGCGTTGACCAAGCTGACTGACCAGTTTCCGCAAGATATAGATCGTTATCTCGAACTGACCAAGAATCAGTTCGGCCTTGCCAACGAGATCAAATTTAATTGGCTGGAAATCAAAGCGAAACGCGGCGATAAAGAGGCCTTACAGTCCATTGTGGAATATACAAGTAATTCTTACCCGGCCTCATGGCGGCGGCAAGCATTCAGAATACTTAAAAGATTCAATTACATGGACGATACCGTTCTCGCCAATATGTTTGATGCACTTCTGTATTCAGCCGGTTTTCTTAGCCCATCGGTCAGACCGGTTGCAGATTATTATTACGAACAATATGAGTTTAAGAATAAAATTAAAGCCTATTATGATTCTCATGCATGGGAACCCTGGCAAAAGGATATTTTACGGAAAGTGGTGAGATAG
- a CDS encoding peptidylprolyl isomerase, with protein sequence MKMVALILFVGIGGLVFSQNPTVVIKTEMGNIKVELFLKDAPISASNFLTYVDDSLYVNSVFYRVVTMQNQPNNNVKIEVIQGGLLSDERVRCFPIEHETTQATGILHKDGVISYARAEPGTAGSEIFICLGDQPELDFGGKRNPDGQGFAAFGKVIEGMDVVRKIQRLPEKDQMLVTQIKIFNIERLP encoded by the coding sequence ATGAAAATGGTCGCATTAATTTTGTTCGTAGGAATTGGCGGATTAGTTTTTTCACAAAACCCCACAGTTGTGATTAAAACAGAAATGGGGAACATTAAAGTAGAATTGTTTTTAAAAGACGCGCCGATTTCCGCATCGAATTTCCTAACCTATGTGGATGATAGTTTGTACGTCAATTCCGTATTTTATCGCGTTGTGACCATGCAAAACCAGCCGAATAATAATGTGAAAATTGAAGTGATTCAGGGCGGATTGTTATCAGACGAACGGGTACGTTGTTTTCCCATTGAGCACGAAACGACACAGGCGACCGGCATTTTGCACAAAGACGGCGTGATTTCCTACGCCCGCGCGGAACCCGGAACGGCCGGGTCAGAAATTTTTATTTGCTTAGGCGACCAGCCGGAATTGGATTTCGGCGGTAAACGGAATCCCGACGGACAGGGTTTTGCAGCCTTCGGAAAAGTGATTGAAGGCATGGATGTAGTGCGCAAGATCCAACGGTTACCTGAGAAAGACCAAATGCTGGTCACTCAGATAAAGATTTTCAATATTGAACGCTTGCCATAA
- a CDS encoding NAD-dependent isocitrate dehydrogenase, whose translation MYPVTLIPGDGIGPSIMEAAVKVLDATGVKFEWEERLAGMAAVEKFDTPIPFETLESIRKSRLAFKGPLTTPVGIGYRSVNVALRQEFELYANVRPATSFEGLDLRYKNVNIMIVRENTEGLYSGIEHFIKADGVNIAAESTAIITRSGAEKSIRYAFEYARNNKRKRVTVVHKANILKCTSGLFLEVAHEIAKEYPEIEFQDKIIDACAMQMVMDPTVFDVMVTTNLFGDILSDLAAGLVGGLGLTPGANIGKTAAIFEAVHGSAPDIAGKNIANPTAVIMGGVMMLEYLGEHEAAVRVDKAVREIIKEGKFVTPDLNKNSTCGTNEFGAEVARRVR comes from the coding sequence ATGTACCCAGTCACACTAATCCCCGGCGACGGCATCGGCCCCTCGATCATGGAGGCGGCCGTCAAGGTTCTGGACGCGACGGGAGTTAAATTTGAATGGGAGGAACGGCTCGCCGGCATGGCGGCGGTTGAAAAATTTGACACGCCGATCCCGTTCGAAACTTTGGAATCCATCCGTAAGTCCCGCCTTGCATTTAAAGGCCCTTTGACTACGCCGGTGGGCATCGGTTATCGCAGCGTGAATGTGGCTTTGAGACAGGAATTTGAACTTTATGCCAACGTTCGCCCCGCAACGTCGTTTGAAGGACTGGACTTACGATACAAAAATGTCAATATCATGATAGTTCGTGAAAATACGGAGGGGCTTTATTCCGGCATTGAGCATTTTATAAAAGCAGACGGGGTCAATATTGCCGCGGAAAGCACCGCCATAATCACCCGCTCGGGCGCGGAAAAATCGATACGTTATGCATTCGAATATGCCCGGAATAATAAACGCAAACGAGTTACGGTGGTTCACAAGGCCAATATTTTGAAATGTACATCCGGTTTATTTTTGGAAGTTGCCCACGAAATTGCCAAGGAATACCCCGAAATAGAATTTCAGGACAAGATCATCGACGCCTGCGCGATGCAAATGGTTATGGATCCTACGGTATTTGATGTGATGGTGACCACGAATCTTTTTGGCGATATTTTATCGGATCTGGCTGCGGGACTTGTCGGCGGTCTTGGATTAACTCCCGGCGCCAATATCGGCAAAACGGCGGCCATCTTCGAAGCGGTCCACGGAAGCGCCCCGGATATCGCCGGAAAGAATATTGCCAATCCGACCGCGGTGATCATGGGCGGCGTGATGATGCTGGAGTATCTCGGCGAACATGAAGCGGCGGTACGCGTAGATAAGGCGGTGCGGGAGATAATTAAGGAAGGGAAATTTGTCACGCCGGACCTGAATAAGAATTCTACATGCGGGACTAATGAATTCGGCGCGGAAGTGGCGAGACGGGTGAGATAA
- a CDS encoding NTP transferase domain-containing protein, with translation MNFVTVIMAAGKGTRMKSDLAKVLHPLNGKPMIHYVIQLARDLGSDRVIAVIGHQKEYVKETLKNEQIEFVIQEPQLGTGHAVMQTEGLLETYDGSVLVLSGDVPMLTYGTMKHLIQMHAEQRADATVLTTHMPDPAGYGRVIRQTDQSVQKIVEHKDASDVEKQITEINSGIYLFRSRELFNALKKINSNNVQNEYYLPDVLNVLIHEKKKVCAYVTEDYREISGINTIEQLKEAEAILNSTK, from the coding sequence ATGAATTTTGTTACTGTGATCATGGCGGCGGGGAAAGGCACCCGCATGAAATCCGATCTGGCAAAGGTTCTCCATCCGCTTAACGGTAAGCCGATGATTCATTATGTGATTCAGCTGGCGAGAGACCTTGGTTCCGATCGTGTTATCGCCGTCATCGGACACCAGAAAGAGTATGTAAAAGAAACACTGAAGAATGAACAAATTGAATTTGTCATTCAGGAACCGCAGTTGGGAACCGGCCACGCGGTTATGCAAACGGAAGGCCTCTTGGAAACATATGACGGCTCAGTTCTGGTTTTATCAGGCGATGTGCCGATGTTAACGTATGGCACCATGAAACACCTGATTCAAATGCATGCTGAGCAGCGAGCGGACGCAACGGTTCTCACAACGCACATGCCTGATCCCGCCGGATACGGACGTGTGATTCGACAAACCGATCAATCGGTTCAAAAGATCGTCGAGCATAAGGACGCATCCGATGTTGAAAAACAAATTACAGAAATAAATTCAGGTATATACCTGTTTCGATCGCGTGAATTATTTAATGCGCTGAAAAAAATAAATTCAAATAACGTACAGAACGAATATTATTTACCCGACGTATTGAACGTATTAATTCATGAAAAAAAGAAAGTGTGCGCTTACGTCACGGAAGATTATCGTGAGATCTCCGGAATTAATACTATTGAACAATTAAAGGAAGCCGAAGCGATTCTAAATTCCACAAAATAG
- a CDS encoding nuclear transport factor 2 family protein — translation MHPNEKVIETFYAAFQKRDARTMADCYDADAEFSDPVFQNLKGKQVPAMWRMLCERGKDLKIEFSDIHADEHSGKAHWEAEYTFSATGRKVHNKIEAAFELKNGKIVRHTDVFNLWQWTKMALGFKGLLLGWTPLVQNVIRKQANQSLEKFIKHENIS, via the coding sequence ATGCATCCGAATGAAAAAGTTATCGAAACATTTTATGCTGCGTTTCAAAAACGCGATGCACGAACGATGGCAGATTGTTATGATGCGGATGCCGAATTTTCTGATCCCGTGTTTCAGAACCTGAAAGGCAAACAAGTTCCGGCGATGTGGCGCATGCTGTGTGAACGCGGAAAAGATCTAAAAATCGAGTTCAGCGATATTCATGCGGATGAACATTCAGGAAAAGCGCATTGGGAGGCTGAATACACGTTTTCTGCAACCGGGAGAAAGGTTCATAATAAGATCGAAGCTGCGTTTGAATTGAAGAATGGGAAAATCGTTCGTCACACGGACGTCTTCAATCTCTGGCAGTGGACAAAAATGGCGCTCGGTTTCAAAGGGTTATTATTAGGCTGGACGCCTTTGGTTCAAAACGTCATTCGAAAGCAAGCCAATCAATCATTGGAGAAATTCATAAAACATGAAAACATTTCTTAA
- a CDS encoding AEC family transporter, translated as MDNLLFTANTVLPVFLIVFLGLALKRWGLMNDNFVNLSSRIVFTISLPTLVFLELSAIDFSNALDAAQIVYVCAGTFFSFALSWILSKPFIRDARDRSVFIQGSFRGNYAIIGLALTANMFGSDSLGKASILLACILPLYNVLAVIALTVPMRHERQLNIADALLEIVKNPLILAAICAIPFAYFKIGIHPIISKTGNYLSALTLPLALIGIGGSLSFAEMKRPSAIALSASAFKIILTPLLLTLGAYWLHYTGEDLGTMFILFACPTAIVSFVMAEAMGVNGKLAGNIIVISTLGSVVTISIGLFILRTYGLI; from the coding sequence ATGGATAACCTTCTCTTTACCGCCAATACGGTTCTGCCCGTATTTCTAATCGTATTCCTCGGACTGGCTTTGAAACGATGGGGATTAATGAACGACAATTTTGTTAATCTTTCGTCCAGAATCGTTTTTACTATATCATTACCCACGCTGGTGTTTCTGGAATTAAGCGCTATCGATTTTTCAAATGCACTGGATGCAGCGCAAATCGTATATGTTTGCGCGGGAACGTTTTTTTCATTTGCTCTGAGTTGGATACTATCTAAACCATTCATCCGCGACGCGCGTGACCGCAGTGTATTTATTCAGGGCAGTTTTCGCGGAAATTACGCCATTATCGGATTAGCACTTACTGCCAATATGTTCGGCAGCGATAGTCTTGGTAAAGCGTCGATCCTTCTGGCCTGCATTCTTCCTTTGTATAATGTGCTGGCCGTCATCGCCCTCACCGTGCCGATGCGTCACGAGCGGCAATTGAATATAGCAGATGCACTGCTGGAGATCGTTAAAAACCCGCTCATCCTTGCTGCCATTTGCGCCATACCCTTTGCTTACTTTAAGATTGGAATTCATCCGATCATTTCTAAAACCGGAAATTACCTTTCTGCTTTGACTCTCCCGCTGGCGCTTATTGGAATCGGCGGTTCTTTAAGTTTTGCCGAGATGAAACGCCCCTCGGCCATCGCGCTATCGGCTTCGGCGTTTAAAATCATTCTCACGCCGCTGCTGTTAACATTGGGCGCTTATTGGCTGCACTATACCGGCGAAGATCTCGGAACTATGTTTATCCTCTTTGCATGCCCGACGGCGATAGTGAGCTTTGTTATGGCGGAGGCGATGGGCGTTAACGGAAAACTCGCCGGTAATATTATTGTCATATCGACATTGGGATCTGTCGTAACCATTTCGATAGGCCTTTTTATTCTCAGAACGTATGGCCTCATCTAA
- a CDS encoding pantoate--beta-alanine ligase, which yields MIILTSPKEMNAWSQTARLQKKRIGFVPTMGCLHRGHLSLIEVARSQGKCDTVVMSVFVNPLQFAPNEDFDKYPRQWDVDKKLAEEAGVDVVFHPSSEDMYSTNAKTYVEVADLSSVMCGMTRPTHFRGVTTVVAKLMNIVSPQVTVFGQKDAQQCFIIRRMVKDLMMETEIIMAPIIRETDGLAMSSRNRYLSSDERTQAVCLSQSLEVAKKMINAGEKRSAVILEAMREYIQLNPLAKVDYITVVNPETLSEIAEVSPNSLIALAVYFGKTRLIDNIIL from the coding sequence ATGATCATCCTCACATCGCCCAAAGAAATGAATGCATGGTCTCAAACCGCGAGACTTCAAAAAAAACGTATCGGGTTTGTTCCAACCATGGGCTGCTTGCACCGGGGGCATCTGAGCCTGATAGAGGTTGCGCGTTCGCAGGGGAAATGCGACACAGTCGTCATGAGCGTTTTTGTGAACCCGCTTCAATTTGCGCCTAACGAAGATTTCGATAAATATCCCCGCCAGTGGGATGTCGATAAAAAACTAGCTGAAGAAGCCGGCGTGGATGTAGTTTTTCATCCGTCCTCGGAAGATATGTATTCAACTAACGCAAAAACTTATGTCGAGGTTGCCGATCTAAGTTCGGTCATGTGCGGTATGACCAGGCCAACCCATTTTCGCGGCGTGACGACGGTTGTAGCAAAACTGATGAATATCGTAAGCCCGCAAGTCACCGTTTTCGGACAGAAGGACGCTCAGCAGTGTTTTATTATTCGCCGCATGGTGAAAGATCTAATGATGGAAACGGAAATCATCATGGCCCCGATCATTCGTGAAACTGACGGGTTGGCTATGAGTTCAAGAAACAGATACCTCAGTTCGGATGAACGGACTCAAGCGGTGTGTCTGTCGCAGTCATTGGAAGTGGCAAAAAAAATGATTAACGCAGGTGAAAAAAGAAGCGCGGTTATTCTTGAGGCGATGCGTGAATATATTCAACTAAATCCATTGGCAAAAGTTGATTATATAACCGTTGTGAATCCGGAAACGTTGAGCGAAATAGCCGAAGTTTCGCCGAACTCGCTGATCGCGCTTGCCGTGTATTTTGGAAAAACGCGCCTTATTGATAATATAATTCTCTAA